One genomic window of Hydra vulgaris chromosome 03, alternate assembly HydraT2T_AEP includes the following:
- the LOC136078135 gene encoding uncharacterized protein LOC136078135 has translation MLCISLQVELSQLQQKYKFIQLQLQYQLQLQRSLYDCLCIDYKLPSIRTLTRFTSKISSMEDLSFINSIFMNLNPLKRISILLIDEVYVKASLLYQRGALFGQAVNYPEKLAKTILSFMIKCLFGGPEFVCRAEPVANLSSEFQFAQCQQIVYTINNIENSKTLVIITDGNRVNQRLFGMFKTVDSKPWLTTSGIYLLYDYVHLLKSIRNNWLTKKTGELQFLNNKELALAKWSDLETIYKAECNSLFKLSKLTAKSVYPKPIERQSVKFCLSVFCKETVAALRTHPEIENKAFEGTAVFIEKIIFFRMLLMSKHLVLAFGLEMNYAKKSTQLVINNCYNCYEILLNCQIL, from the coding sequence ATGCTGTGTATCTCTTTGCAAGTCGAACTATCTcaactacaacaaaaatataaatttatacaactaCAACTACAATATCAATTACAACTACAACGAAGTTTATATGATTGTTTGTGTATTGACTACAAGTTGCCAAGTATAAGGACTTTAACACGATTTACTTCAAAAATAAGCTCAATGGAGGACCTAAGTTtcataaatagtatttttatgaatttaaatccattaaaaagaatttccaTACTACTAATTGATGAGGTCTATGTCAAAGCTTCATTACTTTACCAAAGAGGTGCTTTGTTTGGTCAAGCAGTAAACTACCCTGAAAAGTtagctaaaacaattttatcatttatgatTAAATGTCTTTTTGGAGGTCCAGAATTTGTATGTAGAGCTGAACCTGTTGCAAATCTTTCCTCTGAATTTCAGTTTGCTCAATGTCAACAAATTGtctatacaataaataatattgaaaatagtaaGACACTGGTAATAATTACTGATGGTAACCGTGTAAATCAAAGACTTTTTGGAATGTTTAAAACAGTTGATAGTAAACCATGGTTAACAACATcaggtatatatttattgtatgaTTATGTGCATCTACTAAAATCTATACGAAACAATTGGTTGACAAAAAAGACTGGGGAACTTcaatttttgaacaataaagAACTGGCTTTGGCTAAGTGGAGTGATTtagaaactatatataaagcTGAGTGCAATAGTCTTTTTAAACTCTCTAAACTTACAGCTAAATCAGTTTATCCAAAACCAATAGAGAGACAATCTGTAAagttttgtttgtctgttttttgCAAAGAAACAGTAGCTGCATTAAGAACGCATCCAGAGATTGAAAATAAAGCATTTGAAGGTACTGctgtatttattgaaaaaataattttttttcgaatGTTGTTAATGTCAAAGCACCTGGTGCTGGCATTCGGTTTAGAAATGAATTATGCGAAGAAATCCACTCAGTTGGTGATCAACAACTGTTACAACTGCTACGAGATATTGCTGAACTGTCAAATTTTATGA